The following are from one region of the Acidimicrobiia bacterium genome:
- the thrC gene encoding threonine synthase, which yields MSAPAFARWPGLIEAYRAHLPVDETTPVVTLLEGGTPLLDAPHLSERVNARVLLKVEGLNPTGSFKDRGMTVAMSKAVEDGAKAVICASTGNTSASAAAYAARAGLLCAVVIPEGQIALGKLAQALVHGARVVPIRGNFDAALRIVRALGERGNVTVVNSVNPNRIEGQKTAAFEIVDALRDAPDVHCIPVGNAGNITAYWKGYREYYELGRSTRRPRMLGWQAVGAAPLVIGEPVPFPETIATAIQIGNPASWDGAVAARDESGGAIGAVSDAEILAAYHLLASKEGCFVEPASAASVAGLLHAADDGMLRDARTIVCTVTGHGLKDPQRAIAEVAVGEAVEPDVGVVAAVLEL from the coding sequence ATGAGCGCGCCCGCGTTCGCGCGCTGGCCCGGGCTGATCGAGGCGTACCGGGCGCACCTGCCCGTCGACGAGACCACGCCGGTCGTCACGCTGCTCGAGGGTGGCACGCCGCTGCTCGACGCGCCGCACCTCTCCGAGCGGGTGAACGCCCGCGTGCTGCTCAAGGTGGAGGGGCTCAACCCGACTGGCTCGTTCAAGGACCGCGGGATGACCGTCGCGATGTCGAAGGCGGTCGAGGACGGCGCGAAGGCGGTCATCTGCGCGTCGACCGGGAACACGAGCGCCTCGGCCGCGGCGTACGCCGCGCGCGCCGGCCTGCTGTGCGCGGTGGTGATCCCCGAGGGCCAGATCGCGCTCGGGAAGCTCGCGCAGGCGCTCGTGCACGGGGCGCGAGTGGTGCCGATCCGCGGCAACTTCGACGCCGCGCTGCGCATCGTCCGCGCGCTGGGGGAGCGCGGCAACGTCACGGTCGTCAACTCGGTGAACCCGAACCGCATCGAGGGGCAGAAGACCGCGGCGTTCGAGATCGTCGACGCGCTCCGCGACGCGCCCGACGTGCACTGCATCCCCGTCGGCAACGCGGGCAACATCACCGCGTACTGGAAGGGCTACCGGGAGTACTACGAGCTCGGCCGCTCGACGCGGCGGCCGCGCATGCTCGGCTGGCAGGCGGTCGGTGCGGCCCCGCTCGTGATCGGCGAGCCGGTCCCGTTCCCCGAGACGATCGCGACCGCGATCCAGATCGGCAACCCGGCGAGCTGGGATGGCGCGGTCGCGGCCCGCGACGAGTCGGGCGGCGCGATCGGCGCGGTGAGCGACGCCGAGATCCTCGCGGCGTACCACCTCCTCGCGTCGAAGGAGGGGTGCTTCGTGGAGCCCGCGTCCGCCGCGTCGGTCGCCGGGCTGCTGCACGCGGCTGACGACGGCATGCTGCGTGACGCGCGCACGATCGTGTGTACGGTGACGGGCCACGGTCTCAAGGATCCCCAGCGTGCGATCGCCGAGGTCGCGGTGGGGGAGGCCGTCGAACCCGACGTCGGCGTCGTCGCCGCGGTGTTGGAGCTGTGA
- a CDS encoding homoserine dehydrogenase, with the protein MAVTDSIKVGLLGCGNVGSALVRLLDDHADLIESRAGVRIEVGRVAVRNLARERDVPLPAGVFTHDADVVVADDDVDVVVEVMGGIEPARSVITEAIKRGKPVVTANKELLANVGKELFEAAETAGVDLLFEASVAGGIPLMRPLRESLAGDRIRRVMGIVNGTTNYILTRMTEEGSSFQDALAEAQTLGYAERDPTADVEGFDAAAKAAIIASIAFGARVVAGDVYREGIAELSGHDIASAHELGYVVKLLAIAEDLDGDVAVRVHPTMVPANHPLAAVRDSFNALFIEGDAVGELMLYGRGAGGMPTASAVLGDLIDAAKNLVSGGRGATIGPLSRRRVRPIDEVESQFYLQMEVADRPGVLAAIAAAFGARGVSIKSMQQRGIGDDARLIFITHRAREADLRSTLHALRDVDSVHRVGSVLRVIGEEE; encoded by the coding sequence ATGGCGGTCACGGATTCCATCAAGGTCGGCCTGCTCGGCTGCGGGAACGTCGGGTCTGCGCTCGTCCGTCTCCTGGACGACCACGCAGACCTGATCGAGTCGCGCGCGGGCGTGCGGATCGAGGTGGGACGGGTCGCGGTCCGCAACCTCGCCCGCGAGCGCGACGTGCCGCTCCCCGCAGGGGTCTTCACGCACGACGCCGACGTGGTCGTCGCGGACGACGACGTGGACGTGGTCGTCGAGGTGATGGGCGGGATCGAACCCGCCCGCTCCGTCATCACCGAGGCGATCAAGCGCGGCAAGCCGGTCGTGACCGCGAACAAGGAGCTGCTCGCCAACGTGGGCAAGGAGCTGTTCGAGGCGGCCGAGACGGCCGGCGTCGACCTGCTCTTCGAGGCGTCCGTCGCGGGTGGGATTCCCCTGATGCGTCCGCTGCGCGAGTCGCTCGCGGGTGACCGTATCCGTCGCGTGATGGGGATCGTCAACGGGACGACGAACTACATCCTCACGCGCATGACCGAGGAGGGTTCGTCGTTCCAGGACGCGCTCGCCGAGGCGCAGACGCTCGGGTACGCCGAGCGCGATCCCACGGCGGACGTCGAGGGGTTCGACGCGGCGGCGAAGGCGGCGATCATCGCGAGCATCGCGTTCGGCGCGCGCGTCGTCGCCGGTGACGTGTACCGGGAGGGGATCGCCGAGCTGTCGGGTCACGACATCGCGTCCGCGCACGAGCTCGGATACGTGGTGAAGCTGCTCGCGATCGCGGAGGACCTCGACGGCGACGTCGCCGTGCGCGTCCACCCGACGATGGTGCCCGCGAACCACCCGCTCGCCGCGGTGCGCGACTCGTTCAACGCGTTGTTCATCGAGGGCGACGCGGTCGGCGAGCTGATGCTGTACGGCCGGGGCGCGGGCGGCATGCCGACCGCGTCGGCCGTCCTCGGCGACCTCATCGACGCCGCCAAGAACCTCGTGTCCGGCGGCCGTGGCGCGACGATCGGTCCGTTGTCGCGACGGCGCGTGCGACCGATCGACGAGGTCGAGTCGCAGTTCTACCTGCAGATGGAGGTCGCGGACCGTCCCGGTGTCCTCGCCGCCATCGCGGCCGCGTTCGGCGCGCGGGGCGTGTCGATCAAGTCGATGCAGCAGCGCGGGATCGGTGACGACGCCCGGCTCATCTTCATCACCCACCGGGCCCGCGAAGCGGATCTGCGGTCGACGCTGCACGCCTTGCGCGACGTCGACTCGGTCCACCGGGTCGGCAGCGTGCTGCGCGTGATCGGCGAGGAGGAATGA